The following coding sequences lie in one Fusarium poae strain DAOMC 252244 chromosome 1, whole genome shotgun sequence genomic window:
- a CDS encoding hypothetical protein (BUSCO:2038at5125), producing MSPPAQPRDSSQTRAIRLAGAAHDAGFPLHRSEPHHNHIQAPVPTVFDHARPRATFDLVNDVKSQDATPRPFTGGRFLRDLGDTSRSPTQSPFRLTMPSMSPGQLAFSAMQYLPVPTMVLNNLKTVVLANEAMGRMLGIITEDSEDDDTLPTIENLRGQTLSQVGVDILQDGQPVWATWEAFLDSQVEEMGVRTAAKDSRRPSQPGDDATPTTSTMPIPDRRPSSASRKPQDSVVEVVITRKGVKKPKLDNLFNPRETDTQIYAKMIITIWELEDHQIFFTLTFTSTESPPSTLHNHKRVVARPSILEAAERKSITHSNPPSVASSRDSNSPSFHSPGIVTMSSSPFPPMGPPSAATHSSTPSLLQKMLLMKDALLNNTQMPILAMWKDGSVTFPNTAARKLFEKEAPLDTSLNGFELMQYWHIYNEDFSERLETEETPICKLLKTEMPFTGFRVGMYDESRSRRVYDVLGEAIRDDSTGEFLAGVVTGRDVTVMTEEITQIKERDEERFKLICDTMPQLVWTATPDGLVDFWNTRFYSYTGLLPEASLGKLWVNAFHPDDLPEAEKRWKHSLETGESYVTEYRCQSKEGEWRWYLGRALPQRNKETGQVEKWFGTCTDVHESIQTKMAMKRTRQQLLSVIAHSHVTIFTVDPNRKVTMLEGALIWNNTHEESHDGTRWFVGEDMYTVFNRLTAQLADGERPEFLEPIELLLDGKATEDVKEHGIDDRWYRTRFLTMVGKRAQEGDSRHNTYVEGVIGVIMDVTELKIREKALEKQSKEKRKAMANEAAAKEANRLKSQFLANMSHEIRTPITGVLGMAELLMGMELDQEQQEYVENIQSSATSLLTVINDILDFSKVESGRLDIEEVQFSLSHIVKEVGRMLQFAVERKNLDFQSDVDDGVENDLVVIGDPGRVRQILTNLLTNSIKFTNQGYVRFSVVTEKETSETIEVKFTVEDSGIGIQDDVRKKLFQPFSQGDASTARRFGGTGLGLTICKNLLDLMHGRITLESKVGVGTRATFWVPFNKPSGPAEAGLANAGAIPDRLQSELSLSCNSSEYDQIIGTPPVSEGIQGNTSGSRRARFGITSTSSPDQELPPSERANIHVLVVEDNPINQKIATKTIGRLGFQVTAAWNGKEALEYLAGVQKGMNQKPDIILMDVQMPIIDGYKCTHLLRHHMPYKPLVQDVPIVAMTASAIQGDREKCTKAGMDDYLAKPVRGVILEKMLIRWCHARRRVPTAPDPSASDCSEMSEHCDNADIPNVGIDDDDTPRGLDDFNGSPITPRPLTTNGYQNEPSPFDSTELSLQVRRQEGETEWSNKLQETKLIDAAGGPSSYRRNSYHELQTGDSLTEENVNKLRSENQSTTRR from the exons ATGAGCCCTCCTGCACAACCTCGTGACAGCAGCCAAACCCGAGCTATTAGGCTCGCTGGAGCTGCACACGATGCTGGTTTCCCATTGCATCGCTCCGAACCTCATCATAACCATATTCAAGCTCCTGTTCCAACCGTATTTGATCATGCGCGGCCGAGAGCTACCTTCGACCTAGTGAACGATGTTAAAAGTCAAGATGCTACTCCGCGACCGTTCACCGGAGGACGTTTCCTCAGAGACTTGGGTGATACCTCCCGTTCACCTACACAGAGTCCTTTCCGCTTGACAATGCCAAGCATGTCTCCTGGCCAGCTCGCATTTTCGGCTATGCAATACCTACCCGTACCAACCATGGTTCTTAATAATTTGAAAACGGTTGTCTTGGCAAACGAAGCCATGGGTCGAATGTTGGGGATTATTACAGAAGATTCAGAAGACGACGACACTCTCCCTACAATCGAAAATCTACGGGGCCAGACACTTTCCCAGGTCGGTGTTGATATTCTTCAAGACGGACAGCCTGTATGGGCAACATGGGAGGCATTTCTCGATTCTCAAGTGGAGGAAATGGGCGTGCGAACTGCAGCAAAAGATTCGCGGCGGCCTTCCCAGCCTGGAGACGATGCCACACCCACCACGAGTACGATGCCCATCCCTGATAGGCGTCCAAGTTCGGCCTCTCGCAAGCCTCAGGATTCTGTAGTCGAGGTTGTGATTACACGTAAAGGCGTCAAAAAACCAAAGCTTGACAATCTCTTCAACCCCAGAGAAACCGATACTCAGATCTATGCCAAAATGATCATCACTATATGGGAGCTCGAAGACCATCAGATCTTCTTCACACTTACCTTTACCAGCACAGAATCCCCACCATCAACCCTCCACAACCATAAAAGAGTAGTTGCGAGACCGAGTATTCTTGAAGCTGCCGAGCGTAAATCCATCACCCACTCGAACCCACCTTCAGTTGCGTCAAGCCGAGATTCCAACTCGCCGTCGTTTCACAGCCCAGGAATTGTCACTATGTCCTCCAGCCCTTTCCCACCGATGGGCCCACCGTCTGCGGCGACTCACTCAAGCACACCGTCACTTCTGCAAAAAATGTTGCTGATGAAGGACGCCCTTCTGAACAATACTCAAATGCCTATTCTTGCCATGTGGAAGGATGGCAGTGTCACATTCCCAAACACTGCGGCCCGGAAGCTCTTTGAGAAAGAGGCACCGCTTGACACGTCTTTAAACGGATTCGAACTCATGCAATACTGGCATATTTACAACGAGGATTTTTCAGAGCGTCTTGAAACTGAAGAAACACCTATATGCAAGCTGCTAAAGACTGAAATGCCTTTCACTGGATTCAGAGTCGGCATGTATGATGAGAGCAGAAGCAGACGAGTGTACGATGTACTCGGTGAGGCAATCCGTGACGATTCCACGGGTGAGTTCCTTGCAGGTGTCGTCACAGGGCGCGATGTCACGGTCATGACGGAGGAAATCACGCAGATCAAGGAGCGAGATGAGGAAAGATTCAAGTTAATTTGTGATACCATGCCTCAGCTGGTTTGGACGGCGACACCCGACGGTCTGGTCGACTTCTGGAACACGCGGTTCTACTCTTATACAGGCTTATTACCAGAGGCCAGCCTTGGCAAATTATGGGTGAATGCTTTCCACCCGGACGATTTGCCCGAGGCTGAAAAGAGATGGAAACACTCTCTTGAAACGGGTGAAAGTTACGTGACGGAATATCGTTGCCAAAGTAAAGAGGGTGAATGGCGTTGGTATCTTGGTCGAGCGCTGCCTCAGCGTAACAAAGAAACTGGACAGGTCGAGAAGTGGTTTG GAACTTGCACAGATGTCCACGAGAGCATTCAGACAAAGATGGCTATGAAGCGTACACGACAGCAACTTCTCAGCGTTATTGCCCATTCCCATGTGACAATTTTCACCGTCGACCCGAACCGAAAAGTCACGATGCTAGAAGGTGCCTTGATCTGGAACAATACTCATGAGGAGAGCCATGATGGAACGAGATGGTTCGTTGGCGAGGACATGTACACCGTATTCAATCGCTTGACTGCACAACTGGCAGACGGGGAACGTCCAGAATTCCTCGAACCCATCGAGTTGCTTCTTGATGGAAAAGCTACCGAAGATGTCAAGGAGCACGGCATTG atgatcGTTGGTACCGCACTCGTTTCCTCACGATGGTTGGGAAAAGGGCACAGGAAGGAGACTCCCGGCACAACACATATGTGGAAGGAGTTATCGGCGTTATAATGGACGTGACCGAGTTGAAGATCCGCGAAAAAGCACTGGAGAAACAATCAAAAGAAAAGCGAAAGGCGATGGCAAACGAAGCAGCTGCCAAGGAAGCTAACAGGCTGAAGAGTCAGTTTCTCGCCAACATGTCCCACGAAATTCGAACACCGATCACAGGAGTGTTGGGAATGGCCGAGCTACTGATGGGAATGGAGTTGGACCAGGAACAGCAAGAATATGTCGAAAACATCCAGAGCTCAGCGACATCTCTCCTCACCGTTATTAACGATATCCTAGACTTTTCCAAGGTAGAGTCTGGACGGTTAGATATCGAGGAGGTGCAGTTTTCCTTGTCGCACATCGTCAAGGAAGTAGGCAGGATGTTGCAATTCGCCGTCGAACGAAAGAACCTCGACTTTCAGTCAGACGTGGACGATGGAGTTGAAAATGACCTGGTCGTCATCGGAGATCCTGGCCGCGTGCGGCAGATTCTCACCAATCTCCTCACGAACAGTATAAAATTCACGAATCAAGGATACGTCAGATTCTCGGTTGTTACTGAGAAGGAGACATCAGAAACTATCGAAGTCAAATTCACTGTGGAGGATTCAGGTATCGGCATTCAGGATGATGTTCGCAAGAAATTGTTCCAACCTTTCAGCCAAGGCGACGCCTCAACGGCCCGGAGATTCGGTGGTACTGGATTAGGCCTGACAATTTGTAAGAATCTTCTGGATCTCATGCATGGCCGTATTACGCTGGAGTCGAAGGTTGGTGTTGGAACTCGGGCCACCTTTTGGGTTCCTTTCAACAAGCCAAGCGGCCCGGCAGAAGCCGGTCTTGCCAACGCTGGTGCCATCCCTGATCGGCTTCAATCCGAATTGAGCTTGTCTTGTAACAGCTCGGAATATGACCAGATAATTGGCACTCCTCCAGTATCTGAAGGAATCCAGGGAAACACTTCAGGATCTCGCCGTGCTCGTTTCGGCATAACGTCAACTTCGAGCCCTGATCAAGAACTTCCACCATCTGAGAGAGCCAACATTCATGTGTTGGTGGTCGAGGACAA CCCTATCAATCAGAAGATTGCTACCAAAACGATCGGCAGGCTTGGGTTCCAGGTAACAGCTGCTTGGAACGGCAAAGAAGCTCTGGAATACCTCGCTGGTGTTCAGAAGGGCATGAATCAGAAGCCGGATATTATACTTATGGATGTACAGATGCCCATCATTGATGGCTACAAGTGCACTCACCTTTTGAGACATCATATGCCGTACAAGCCCCTGGTCCAAGATGTGCCAATTGTGGCCATGACAGCATCGGCAATTCAGGGCGATCGCGAAAAGTGTACTAAAGCTGGCATGGATGATTACTTGGCCAAGCCGGTTCGGGGCGTAATTCTGGAAAAGATGCTTATACGATGGTGCCACGCACGCCGCCGAGTACCAACAGCACCAGATCCCTCTGCTTCAGACTGCTCGGAGATGAGCGAGCATTGTGACAACGCCGATATTCCTAATGTTGGAattgacgacgatgacaCACCACGTGGACTCGATGATTTCAACGGCAGCCCTATCACGCCTCGCCCATTAACGACTAATGGGTATCAGAATGAGCCGTCTCCTTTTGATTCTACAGAGCTATCACTTCAAGTTCGGCGTCAAGAAGGAGAGACAGAGTGGTCTAACAAACTCCAAGAAACAAAACTCATCGACGCGGCAGGTGGACCATCGAGCTACCGCAGGAATTCATATCACGAACTACAGACTGGGGACTCGTTGACGGAGGAGAACGTCAACAAACTAAGGAGCGAGAATCAGTCAACAACACGCCGATAA
- the KRE33 gene encoding killer toxin resistant protein (BUSCO:3074at5125) produces the protein MQRKAVDSRIPALIQNGLQEKKRSFFVVVGDRSKDVIVRLHYIMSQFDIKQNKSVLWAYKNKLLGFTSHRKKREERIKKEIKRGIREANTEDPFELFVSLHNIRYTYYKETDKILGQTFGMCILQDFEAITPNILARTIETVEGGGLVVLLLKGMNSLKQLYSLSMDVHSRYRTEAHDDVVARFNERFILSLGSCNSCLVIDDEMNVLPISGGKGVKKLPPPDLDNAKTESQIELEAMKEQNEGRQPVGPLISLAKTVDQAKALITFTDAIAEKTLRSTVTLTAARGRGKSAAMGVAVAAAVAYGYSNIFITSPSPENLKTLFEFVFKGFDELGYADHADYSIIQSTNPDFHKAIVRVNIHRQHRQTIQYIRPQDAHVLGQAELVVIDEAAAIPLPLVRKLMGPYLVFMASTINGYEGTGRSLSLKLIKQLRDQSRTASTAGEGMEIADRSTGKTSKTEEFQAGRKLREITLSEPIRYAQGDAVEKWLNTVLCLDATLPKSKSNVNGCPDPTQCQLLNVNRDTLFSFHPVSEKFLQQMVALYVASHYKNSPDDLQLMSDAPAHELFVLVPPVSEDSARLPEPLCVIQVSLEGKISRQSVLNSLSRGQRRNGDLIPWLVSQQFQDEDFASLSGARVVRIATNPEYVSMGYGTKALELLVDYYEGRFASLSEDEDQVMEETMTRATDAELANANLLDDDIKVRDINKMPPLFSKLSEKKPEPLDYVGVSYGLTSPLHKFWKRASFSPVYLRQTANDLTGEHTCVMLRPLENSGDRSWLGAFSRDFQKRFLSLLSYQFRSFSPVTALSIDESANTGAKLDSFEIQPLARSDLDIYMTPFDLKRLESYSNNMLDYHVILDLVPTIANLYFTGRLKEKVSLTGVQQSILLAIGLQRKDIEVISGEIGLPTQQLLAMFIKIMRKVTGHFAEVVSTSVDAELPKAERLGVSRENADGAHDDEIVDERFVPLATTLDEELEEGGDEALRELKKKQRELIDSLPLDQYEIEGDAPAWEDAEKQVKSATKEGKSNPVVSVKSSKQKRKAGQQTAAEVYEEEFGEKKKKKSKRSKKSD, from the exons ATGCAGCGCAAAGCGGT TGACTCGCGCATTCCAGCGCTCATTCAAAATGGGTtgcaagagaagaagagaagcttCTTCGTCGTGGTGGGAGACAGGTCAAAAGATGTGATTGTTCGTCTGCACTACATCATGTCACAATTTGATATCAAGCAGAACAAGTCTGTCTTATGGGCTTATAAGAACAAGCTATTGGGCTTCACCAG TCACCGAAAGAAGCGCGAGGAaaggatcaagaaggaaatcAAGCGAGGAATCCGAGAGGCCAACACCGAGGACCCCTTCGAGCTATTTGTGTCACTACACAATATCCGATATACCTACTACAAGGAGACCGACAAGATTCTTGGTCAAACGTTTGGCATGTGTATTCTGCAGGACTTCGAGGCCATCACACCCAACATCCTTGCGCGAACGATCGAGACTGTCGAGGGTGGCGGATTGGTCGTCTTGCTGTTGAAGGGCATGAACAGTCTGAAGCAGCTTTACAGCCTTTCTATGGACGTGCACTCGCGATACAGGACTGAGGCCCACGACGATGTGGTGGCTCGTTTCAACGAGCGATTCATCCTGTCCTTGGGCAGCTGCAACTCTTGTTTGGTCATCGACGACGAGATGAATGTACTTCCCATCTCAGGTGGTAAAGGTGTCAAGAAGCTACCTCCTCCCGACCTAGACAACGCCAAGACCGAGTCTCAAATCGAGCTCGAGGCTATGAAGGAGCAAAACGAGGGCCGACAGCCAGTGGGGCCTCTCATTTCTCTCGCAAAGACTGTCGACCAGGCCAAGGCTCTTATTACATTCACAGACGCTATCGCCGAGAAGACACTACGAAGCACAGTCACTCTGACCGCGGCACGAGGTCGCGGAAAGTCTGCGGCCATGGGTGTGGCTGTCGCAGCCGCTGTTGCGTACGGATACAGCAACATCTTCATAACCTCGCCTTCCCCCGAAAACTTGAAGACTCTTTTCGAGTTCGTCTTCAAGGGCTTTGACGAGCTGGGTTACGCCGACCACGCCGATTACTCAATTATTCAGAGCACCAATCCCGACTTCCACAAGGCCATCGTCCGTGTCAACATCCACCGACAACACCGACAGACCATCCAGTACATTCGCCCTCAAGATGCTCACGTCCTTGGACAGGCTGAGTTGGTAGTGATCGATGAGGCGGCAGCAATTCCCCTGCCCCTTGTGAGGAAGCTGATGGGTCCTTACCTTGTCTTCATGGCATCCACTATCAATGGTTACGAGGGTACAGGTCgctctctttctctcaagCTCATCAAGCAGCTGCGAGATCAATCACGCACTGCTTCCACAGCGGGCGAGGGCATGGAGATTGCAGACCGATCAACTGGCAAGACGTCAAAGACTGAGGAGTTCCAGGCTGGACGTAAGCTACGAGAGATCACCCTGTCTGAGCCTATCCGATATGCTCAGGGAGATGCTGTTGAGAAGTGGCTCAACACTGTGCTTTGCCTTGATGCAACCCTGCCCAAGTCAAAGTCTAACGTTAATGGATGCCCTGATCCCACTCAATGTCAGCTCCTCAATGTTAACCGCGACACACTTTTCTCCTTCCACCCTGTGTCTGAGAAGTTCTTGCAACAAATGGTTGCGCTATATGTTGCCAGCCATTATAAGAACTCGCCTGATGACCTGCAGCTTATGAGTGATGCGCCTGCGCACGAGCTCTTCGTTCTTGTTCCTCCAGTTTCCGAGGATAGCGCAAGATTGCCAGAGCCCCTGTGTGTTATCCAGGTTTCGCTAGAAGGAAAGATCAGCAGGCAGAGTGTCCTCAACAGTCTGAGTCGTGGACAGCGACGAAACGGTGATCTTATTCCCTGGCTTGTCAGCCAACAGTTCCAGGATGAGGACTTTGCTTCTCTTTCTGGCGCCCGAGTTGTCCGAATCGCCACAAACCCCGAGTATGTTTCCATGGGCTACGGAACCAAGGCTCTGGAGCTGCTCGTCGATTACTACGAGGGACGCTTTGCCAGCCTTTCTGAGGACGAGGATCAAGTTATGGAAGAGACGATGACTCGAGCCACGGACGCCGAGCTGGCCAATGCTAACCTTCTCGATGACGATATCAAGGTGCGAGATATCAACAAGATGCCACCCTTGTTCTCCAAGCTCTCCGAGAAGAAGCCCGAGCCGCTGGATTACGTGGGTGTGAGCTACGGTTTGACCAGTCCTCTTCACAAGTTCTGGAAGAGGGCATCTTTCTCTCCTGTGTACCTGCGACAGACAGCCAACGACCTCACTGGCGAGCACACTTGTGTCATGCTGCGACCTCTTGAGAACAGTGGTGACCGAAGCTGGCTTGGTGCTTTCTCTCGAGATTTCCAAAAGCGATTTTTGTCACTGCTGTCATATCAATTCCGTTCATTTTCCCCCGTAACAGCTCTCAGCATCGACGAGTCTGCGAATACCGGTGCAAAGTTGGACTCGTTCGAGATCCAACCACTTGCCAGGTCCGATCTTGATATTTATATGACTCCTTTCGATCTGAAGCGACTTGAGTCATACTCTAATAACATGCTCGACTACCACGTTATCCTCGATCTGGTTCCAACAATCGCCAATCTCTACTTCACAGGACGTCTCAAAGAAAAGGTCAGCTTGACAGGAGTTCAGCAGTCCATTCTGCTCGCCATCGGATTGCAGCGCAAGGACATCGAGGTCATTTCAGGGGAGATTGGTCTCCCTACACAACAGCTCCTCGCCAtgtttattaagattatgcGCAAGGTGACTGGACACTTCGCTGAGGTTGTCTCCACTTCTGTGGATGCAGAGCTTCCCAAGGCCGAGCGTCTGGGCGTGTCACGCGAGAACGCTGATGGCGCTCATGACGACGAGATCGTGGATGAGCGTTTCGTGCCCCTGGCTACTACTCTCGACGAGGAACTCGAGGAGGGTGGTGACGAGGCCTTGAgggagctcaagaagaagcaaagagaGCTTATTGACTCTTTGCCCCTTGACCA ATATGAGATCGAGGGTGATGCTCCCGCGTGGGAAGATGCGGAAAAACAGGTCAAGAGCGCGACCAAGGAGGGCAAGTCAAACCCTGTCGTCAGCGTGAAATCGTCCAagcagaagagaaaggctGGCCAGCAGACGGCAGCCGAGGTCTACGAAGAGGAGTtcggagagaagaagaagaagaagagcaagagaTCGAAAAAGTCGGATTAA
- a CDS encoding hypothetical protein (MEROPS:MER0215799~BUSCO:36841at5125) has translation MRARNWKVRQLAEFYPEQHNLLGLNVNRGAKICLRLRHAGDRNQFMPIENVVDTMLHELSHIVHGPHDAKFHALWDQLRDEHEGLVLKGYTGEGFLSEGRRLGGSRIPPLEARRLAREAAEKRRSRPGAGLGKRLGGSAPRPGEDIRSVIANAAERRNSTLKGCGTDKLSEIQIQNISDSATKNGFRTQAEEDEANDAAIAQALWELVQEDKSVKYGSSYIPPTADNPTGNGGGSVIPNGRLSRSLESSRELASWTCDTCTLRNPGNYLCCDACGMERSARPGTEAVNDNRRSRSPVSERQPAIVDLTQSPPRDRRRPSVMTSRKSKPQSAAQGTASSGPQRDPEKRRLELEMICKAGLDAMGLSE, from the exons ATGCGAGCGCGTAACTGGAAAGTTCGACAGTTGGCCGAATTCTATCCCGAGCAGCACAATCTTCTAG GTCTCAATGTGAACCGCGGAGCCAAGATATGCCTTCGCTTACGGCATGCTGGAGATCGCAACCAGTTTATGCCCATCGAAAACGTTGTAGATACTATGCTCCATGAGTTGTCTCACATTGTCCACGGTCCTCACGATGCCAAGTTTCACGCTCTTTGGGATCAGCTTCGAGACGAACATGAAGGTCTTGTTCTCAAGGGCTACACCGGCGAGGGCTTCCTCTCTGAAGGACGACGCCTCGGAGGGTCGAGGATACCACCACTCGAGGCTCGTAGACTGGCCAGAGAAGCTGCAGAAAAACGTCGATCACGTCCCGGTGCTGGGTTAGGCAAGCGTCTGGGGGGATCCGCCCCGCGTCCAGGCGAAGACATTCGAAGTGTTATTGCTAATGCTGCTGAGCGGCGAAATAGCACTCTCAAGGGTTGTGGCACAGACAAGCTGAGCGAAATCCAGATCCAGAACATCTCTGATTCTGCCACAAAGAATGGTTTTCGAACACAGGCCGAAGAAGATGAGGCTAACGATGCAGCCATTGCCCAAGCACTGTGGGAGCTGGTGCAAGAAGACAAATCAGTCAAATATGGCAGCTCTTATATCCCGCCAACAGCCGACAACCCTACTGGGAACGGCGGTGGATCAGTAATTCCAAATGGGAGGCTTAGTCGTAGTTTAGAGAGTTCTAGAGAGCTTGCGAGTTGGACATGCGACACTTGCACTCTGCGCAACCCTGGCAATTACCTCTGTTGCGACGCTTGTGGGATGGAGCGGTCCGCAAGGCCAGGCACAGAAGCGGTTAACGATAACCGCCGATCAAGATCGCCGGTTTCTGAGAGACAACCTGCTATTGTTGACTTGACCCAGAGTCCGCCACGGGATCGGCGACGACCCTCTGTTATGACATCGCGGAAATCGAAACCACAAAGTGCAGCACAAGGAACCGCATCTTCAGGACCTCAA AGGGATCCGGAAAAGCGCCGATTAGAATTGGAGATGATCTGCAAGGCGGGCTTGGACGCCATGGGCCTCTCCGAATAG